One window of the Salvia miltiorrhiza cultivar Shanhuang (shh) chromosome 6, IMPLAD_Smil_shh, whole genome shotgun sequence genome contains the following:
- the LOC130987957 gene encoding glutamine synthetase nodule isozyme-like, with protein sequence MALLNDLTNLNLSDSTDKIIAEYIWIGGSGLDLRSKARTLTGPVRDPSELPKWNFDGSSTGQAPGEDSEVIIYPQAIFPDPFRRGNNILVMCDAYTPAGEPIPTNKRHNAAKIFSHADVVAEEPWYGIEQEYTLLQKEVKWPLGWPAGGFPGPQGPYYCGIGADKAYGRDIVDSHYKACLYAGINISGINAEVMPAQWEFQVGPSVGISAADQVWVARYILERITEIAGVVVSFDPKPIPGDWNGAGAHTNYSTKSMRGEGGYEVIKKAIEKLGLRHKEHIAAYGEGNERRLTGRHETADINTFLWGVANRGASIRVGRETEQAGKGYFEDRRPASNMDPYIVTSMIAETTLLWKP encoded by the exons ATGGCTCTGCTCAACGATCTCACCAACTTGAATCTCTCCGACTCTACTGACAAAATCATAGCAGAATATATATG GATTGGAGGAAGTGGGCTAGATCTCCGAAGCAAGGCCAgg ACACTGACGGGACCCGTTCGCGATCCGTCGGAATTGCCAAAATGGAATTTCGACGGATCCAGCACCGGCCAGGCGCCGGGGGAAGACTCTGAAGTCATCATCTA tcCTCAGGCAATTTTCCCTGATCCTTTCAGGAGAGGAAACAACATTCTG GTGATGTGTGATGCATACACTCCGGCGGGGGAGCCGATTCCCACCAACAAGAGGCACAACGCGGCTAAAATATTTAGCCACGCTGACGTTGTTGCTGAGGAGCCATg GTACGGCATAGAGCAGGAATACACATTGCTGCAGAAGGAGGTGAAGTGGCCTTTGGGTTGGCCGGCCGGCGGCTTCCCGGGCCCACAGGGGCCCTACTACTGCGGCATCGGTGCGGATAAGGCCTACGGGCGCGACATCGTAGATTCTCACTACAAAGCATGTCTCTATGCCGGAATTAACATCAGCGGCATCAATGCGGAGGTCATGCCGGCCCAG TGGGAGTTTCAAGTAGGGCCTTCTGTGGGAATCTCTGCAGCTGATCAAGTATGGGTGGCTCGTTACATCCTTGAG AGGATAACAGAGATCGCTGGGGTTGTCGTTTCCTTCGATCCAAAGCCTATTCCG GGAGATTGGAATGGTGCGGGTGCTCATACAAATTACAG CACGAAGTCGATGAGAGGAGAAGGAGGGTATGAAGTGATAAAGAAGGCGATCGAAAAGCTCGGACTAAGGCACAAGGAGCATATTGCCGCCTACGGCGAGGGTAACGAGCGCCGCCTCACCGGCAGGCACGAGACCGCCGACATCAACACCTTTTTATGG GGTGTGGCGAACCGGGGAGCGTCGATAAGGGTTGGGCGGGAGACAGAGCAGGCGGGGAAGGGGTATTTCGAGGACCGGCGGCCGGCGTCGAATATGGACCCCTACATCGTCACCTCCATGATTGCGGAGACGACGCTCCTTTGGAAGCCCTAG